Proteins encoded within one genomic window of Clupea harengus chromosome 10, Ch_v2.0.2, whole genome shotgun sequence:
- the cracd gene encoding capping protein inhibiting regulator of actin dynamics isoform X2 — translation MLSAPEQSHLSYRGFLTERRRQGKFQPFRRLFGKKKKREGPSEKGFDESKLKPSHSVGDVCNGVVSDDEEANQHLSEVNPLGSRALSHDSIFIPEDSAEKPSAEHSMSQENVSDKVRSLQRQIAQGIKFGQKPPSRKSEGDEGSSDEEEVPGSPLKVMAQVETEPADVETKAAAHGTPGKSPRSKRVLPPEGTIESINLDAVPQSGPRLDNAAAKHKLSVKPKNQRVSRKHRRFTQELQDVDLPGLLQEETDAQGAAEESGGPPEHSKKQRLQEDEQDQLKHRLKREHEEGRQREEERKKAEELRLVEERHLMLEEERRQREEEERRKREQEERMKREEEERVRRELEEKRRKEEEERQERKMREEEERKRREDERKREEEERRRHEGERLRLEEEKKIREAEEAVRKEKEAEKRRLRELEEKQRREEEERLREEERKQLAEEEERMKEEEEEEKNRQQEERERASVAGEEWKRKAEEMRWKEMEERQPFTFKVSSGEKQILFQKVNLTPVTPGSGQQAASSSETGEGAKASSSAGADSPTRSSIYVPHTAILVTGAQLCGTAVNLDQIKDTACKSLLGLGAPTKTKTSPDRKSGKTKSLNLSAAPSDQSSAAVLAEWASIRSKIFKGVEEGKYEDNQEPTQSRKENQSRPTSEDLNQSPFPHPNLRKTLSASAKFSITPARKKFGDSNRNSEILCQDERDDRSVESVSPEPFRPGPSPPSSSSKTQTRVTKSVRISDNSEECMFAKDLPSFLVPSPNQGSPIPQTPDTDFSSQADSEGSDTREEGDQRDFGGDEQPSPFGIKLRRTNYSLRFHNDQSTEKRKKRYSAGDCFDGVPGPLTPMDPESDSSVFSERSSPTSPLRENVGIKPATSPSVDPQMKPSRSPVPSVRSESERFISKPPVYQKLTTALKPSDGAPPPSSLLIKVGRTPPSGDTGDQQKGSQHFLSDDERSTGKDDEASTSTLSPRISPVEEETKEKKSFFPSISIPWREKTDRKTELIKKEKPSLQSRHSLDSSKVQEKEAAGPLWITLALQKQKGFREQQLTREERKTQREAKLAEKQCRESVVVSPTGSKGNRNTGPPKPQTPEDGKRPESLLGRFERRENLKKANTLPSSVTVEIADSTPSPPAVKEVSKRFPPGDSQQVSTEPAWLALAKRKAKAWSDCPQIIK, via the exons ATGCTGTCCGCGCCAGAACAGAGTCATCTTTCCTACAGAGGCTTTCTGACAG AAAGGAGACGACAGGGCAAATTCCAACCTTTCCGACGTCTCTttggcaagaagaagaagagggaggggcCTTCTGAGAAGGGCTTTGACGAATCCAAACTCAAGCCCAGTCACTCTGTGGGGGATGTTTGCAATGGGGTGGTCTCAGATGATGAAGAAGCAAACCAGCATCTGAG TGAAGTGAATCCCTTGGGGTCTCGAGCTTTGTCACATGACAGTATCTTCATCCCTGAGGACTCAGCTGAGAAGCCCAGCGCAGAGCACAGCATGTCTCAGGAGAATGTGTCGGATAAGGTCCGCAGCCTGCAG AGGCAGATAGCTCAAGGTATAAAGTTTGGCCAGAAACCTCCATcgaggaagagtgagggtgatGAAGGCAGTTCAGATGAAGAAGAGGTCCCCGGAAGTCCTCTGAAGGTGATGGCACAGGTGGAAACTGAGCCTGCTGATGTTGAAACCAAG GCTGCCGCACATGGAACACCTGGGAAGTCGCCTCGTTCCAAGCGCGTTCTCCCGCCAGAGGGCACAATCGAATCGATCAATCTGGACGCCGTTCCCCAGTCCGGCCCTCGACTGGATAACGCAGCAGCGAAACACAAACTCTCAGTCAAGCCGAAAAACCAGAGAGTGTCCAGAAAGCACCGCAGGTTCACTCAG GAACTTCAAGATGTGGACCTCCCAGGCCTCTTGCAGGAGGAAACAGATGCACAGGGGGCTGCAGAGGAGTCCGGTGGGCCTCCAGAGCACTCTAAGAAGCAGAGGCTCCAGGAAGATGAGCAAGACCAGCTGAAACACAGGCTAAAGAGGGAGCACGaagaaggaagacagagagaagaagaaaggaagaaggcaGAGGAGTTGAGGTTAGTGGAGGAGAGACACCTCATGCTAGAGGAGGAGCGGAggcaaagggaggaggaggagagacggaagagagaacaggaggaaaggatgaaaagagaggaggaagaaagggttagaagagagctggaggagaagaggagaaaggaggaggaagaacggCAAGAAAGgaagatgagagaagaagaagaacgaaaaagaagggaggacgagagaaagagggaagaggaggaaaggaggcgTCATGAAGGTGAGCGCCTGCGcctggaagaggagaagaaaatcagagaagcagaggaggcagtgagaaaagaaaaggaggctGAAAAACGAAGACTACGGGAACTAGAGGAGaaacaaaggagagaggaggaggaacgactccgtgaggaagagagaaaacaattagctgaagaggaggaaaggatgaaggaggaggaggaggaagagaagaacagacagCAGGAAGAACGGGAGAGAGCGTCTGTGGcgggagaggagtggaagaggaaGGCAGAGGAAATGCGAtggaaagagatggaagagcgACAGCCCTTCACCTTCAAAGTCTCCTCCGGGGAGAAGCAGATCCTTTTCCAGAAGGTCAATCTGACGCCGGTTACTCCAGGCTCGGGCCAGCAGGCAGCCTCTTCTTCTGAAACAGGAGAGGGAGCTAAAGCTTCATCGTCAGCAGGTGCTGACTCGCCGACTCGCTCCTCAATATATGTGCCCCACACAGCCATCCTTGTTACCGGTGCCCAGTTGTGTGGGACTGCTGTTAATTTAGACCAGATCAAGGACACTGCCTGCAAGTCACTACTGGGCCTGGGGGCACCAACAAAAACCAAGACCTCTCCAGATCGTAAATCTGGGAAAACAAAATCCTTGAATTTGTCTGCCGCACCATCAGATCAATCCAGCGCCGCTGTGCTAGCAGAATGGGCAAGCATCCGATCCAAGATCTTTAAAGGTGTAGAGGAGGGGAAATACGAGGACAATCAAGAGCCCACACAAAGCCGAAAGGAGAACCAGAGCCGACCCACGAGTGAGGACCTCAACCAATCACCGTTCCCCCACCCCAACCTTAGAAAGACCCTGTCGGCTAGCGCCAAGTTCTCCATCACCCCGGCACGGAAGAAGTTCGGAGACTCCAACAGGAACTCCGAGATACTATGTCaagatgagagagatgacaggagcgTCGAGTCGGTCTCTCCAGAACCCTTCCGACCCGGCCCATCGccaccctcctcttcttcaAAGACCCAAACTCGGGTCACTAAAAGCGTCCGAATCTCAGACAACTCTGAGGAATGCATGTTTGCCAAAGACCTGCCTTCCTTCCTCGTCCCCAGTCCAAATCAGGGATCCCCCATTCCTCAGACGCCAGACACAGACTTCTCGAGCCAGGCGGACTCCGAGGGCTCTGACACCAGGGAGGAGGGTGATCAGAGGGACTTTGGGGGGGACGAGCAACCCTCACCTTTTGGGATCAAGTTGAGAAGGACCAATTACTCTCTCCGCTTCCACAACGATCAGTCGAcggagaaaaggaagaagagataCAGTGCTGGAGATTGTTTCGATGGGGTCCCCGGACCCCTCACCCCAATGGACCCAGAGTCAGACTCCTCTGTGTTCTCCGAAAGGTCTAGCCCTACATCCCCTCTCAGAGAGAATGTTGGTATCAAGCCCGCAACGTCACCCAGTGTTGATCCTCAAATGAAACCCAGCAGATCTCCGGTACCCTCCGTGCGAAGCGAGAGTGAGCGGTTCATCTCCAAACCCCCTGTTTATCAGAAACTCACCACAGCCCTCAAGCCCTCAGATGGTGCCCCCCCTCCGTCCTCCCTGCTCATCAAAGTGGGCAGAACGCCCCCTTCTGGTGACACAGGAGACCAGCAGAAAGGATCGCAACATTTCCTCTCCGACGATGAGCGGAGCACCGGAAAGGATGACGAAGCGTCTACATCGACCCTCTCGCCTAGAATCAGCCCCGTGGAGGaggaaacaaaagagaaaaaatctttctttccctccatcagCATTCCGTGGAGAGAGAAAACTGACAGGAAAACTGAGCTTATCAAAAAAG aAAAGCCATCGCTGCAGAGTAGACACTCTCTGGACAGTTCGAAGGTGCAGGAGAAGGAGGCGGCCGGCCCACTGTGGATCACCCTGGCTCTCCAGAAACAGAAGGGGTTCAGGGAACAGCAACTGACCAGGGAGGAGCGCAAAACCCAACGGGAAGCCAAGCTGGCAGAGAAACAGTGCCGAGAAAGC